Proteins found in one Quercus robur chromosome 2, dhQueRobu3.1, whole genome shotgun sequence genomic segment:
- the LOC126714046 gene encoding uncharacterized protein LOC126714046 gives MGFSGTCLGLWSLILSSSSSLLNPTEAATLSSTTTLTFSASNLLRIFSHGVRGAEGITIEASKNVNSMRLQLPTRESCWLQSSLVHLNDEDQEDAWSQNPMVHKYSNFFTRMMN, from the exons ATGGGGTTCTCTGGGACATGTCTAGGCCTCTGGAGTCTGATTTTGAGCTCAAGCTCTTCACTTTTGAATCCGACGGAGGCTGCGACACTTTCTAGCACTACAACGCTCACATTCTCGGCAAG CAATCTTTTACGTATTTTCTCCCACGGTGTTAGAGGTGCAGAAGGGATCACAATAGAAGCTAGCAAAAATGTCAACAg tatgcgacttcaattaccaactagagaaagttgttggctgcaaagttctttagttcatctcaacgatgaagatcaagaagatgcttggtcacaaaatcctatGGTGCATAAATACAGCAACTTCTttacaagaatgatgaactaa